The stretch of DNA AAAAAGAGCTGGCAAAGAAAGTAAAAAAACTAAAAAACGAGTTTTCTAAGCAGGAAAGCTTAATCACCCAACTGGAAAAAGAACAACAAAAAACTGAAGAAAAATTAGCTGACCCTGAAAATTATAACGGTTCTTCACCGGATCCTGAACTCTTAAAAGTCTATGGTGAAATGAAGAAAAAAATAGCTGAGGCAGAAAGCTTGTGGGAAAAACTGGGTGAAGAGATGGAAGATGCACAAAATAAGTTAAATTCATTGGAAAACTTACAATGAAAAAACGGATTTACTAATAGTGGTTTTTTAACTCAGTTAAAAAATTACTAAGTTTGAATAAAATTAATCTATGTACAATACTTTAAAGTATGAACTAAAAAATGGGGTAGCTACGATATCCCTTAACAGGCCTGAAGTTTATAATGCGTTTAACGAAGAGATGAGTTTTGATTTACAAAAAGCATTAAAAGAGGCCTCAAAAGACGACAATGTAAGGGTTTTAGTTTTAACAGGAGAAGGAAAAGCCTTTTGTTCCGGTCAGGATTTAAAAGATATTAAAGGCAAACTGGGGGATAGAAATCTGGGAGAATCTGTCCATAAAAGATATAATCCTATTATTTCGTCTATTCGAAAAATGCCCAAACCGGTGATTTGCCGATTAAACGGAGTTGCGGCAGGCGCAGGCTGTTCTTTGGCTTTGGCATGTGATATAGTTATTGCCGCTGAAAATGTAGTTATGACTGAAGTTTTTATAAAAATCGGATTAGTGCTTGATTCGGGCTCGTCCTATTTTTTACCCAGACTAATGGGATATCACAGAGCTTTTGAACTGGCTACAAAGGGAGACAAAATTACCGCAGTAGAAGCATTAGAATTTGGTATGGTCAATAAAGTTGTACCGGCAGATCAATTAGACCGGGCGGTTAAAGAGCTTACAGATTATTATGCAAAAGCACCCACCAAAGCAGTAGGTCTGATAAAGTCTATGCTTAACAAGTCTTATCATAAAAATCTTGAGGAAATGCTAAATGAAGAGGCTTATGCGCAGGAAATTGCCGGATATACAGCCGATTATAAAGAAGGAGTTACAGCTTTTTTAGAAAAAAGACCTCCGGAATATAAAGGAAAATAAAATATAAATGTAAACATTCATGCGTGAATCACGTATGAAGTATTTAATTCTAAAACATGGTAAACACAAAAAAAAGATTGGTTTTTCTCAAAGAATTCTTTAAGGATTTTAAAGTTGCTTCTTTAATACCAACATCTAATACAGCAGTCAAAAACGCCCTTGACAAATTAAATCTCGAGACCAAAAAAACGGTCGTAGAGTATGGCCCGGGCGAAGGTGTTTTTACCTATGCCATTCTTGAAAGATTACCGGCAGACAGCAAATTAATTGTCATTGAAACAAACCTTGAGTTTATTAATATTCTCAATAAAATAGATGACGAAAGGTTAATTGTATTACATGACTCAGCAGAAAACATTGAAGCCCTTATGGAAAAGGAAGACTGTGCTTCAGTAGATGTGATTATTTCAGGCATCCCCTTATCGCTATTACCCAAAGCGGTAGTTACTAAAATAATTCAAAACTCCTGTAAAAGCCTGAGTGAAAACGGTATTTTATTCATCTATCAACATTCATTTTTTGCAATGAAATTTCTCAAAAAAGAGTTTACTACTGTTGAAAAATATTTTGAGCCTATGAATTTGCCGCCCCTGTTTTTTATGAAAGCTCTTAAAAATAAGGTTTAACGGTTATTTAGCATCCGACTCAATTCATTTAATTCTTCTTCAGACAAAGTTTTTTGAATTTCTTCAAAAAGAACTCTTTCTTCCTTTCTGATATGTTTTTCCAATGTGTGGGCAAATGTGTCCATAAGCTCAACATCAGGAATTTGACTATCCAACTTTTCAATTAAAGAACTCATTAATTTGTGTTCCCCTGTCAATTCTGTTGTCAACATTTCAATTTTTTCAGAGTAGCCCTTTGTATATTTAAAAAGAATATCTTCTTCTGTCTGAAAGTGAGGTTTTAGTTTTTTTTCAAATTGTTCCTTTAGATACGTTATTTTATCGTTCGGATCTACAGGCAAATCCCTGTAAACAGGGGCGTTTTTTTTAACTAATTGGGCTAGCAGTAGTCCGTCATGATGATCCCGGGAGAGCTCTATAAGCGCAGCGTGTCTTTTTAGCGGTGTTCTTTTTTCCATCTTTTTCGTTTTATTTAATTTTTTTAGATTAATATTGCTGAATAATATAACATAAATTAACCATTAAAATTTTAAAATGAAAGCCATTACTTTTTTATTTCTTACTGTTTTCATTATGTTTTCAGCATGTAACAGGAAAGACAGTCCTGAAGAAGTTGCTACAAAATTCTTGACTCATTTGTCAAACAATGAAGTACATCTGGCAAAAAGATATGCAACCCGAGAAAGCGGAATGATGCTCGATATGGTGGAAGGTATGAGAAAAAGTTTTGGCACAGAAGATGATTTTGATGACTATGGTGGTATGGTTGTTAAAACCATTAGCTGTGAAATAGAAGGAAACTATGCTAAATGTACCTACTGCTGTAATCAGGCTGAAAATGAAGATGAGATTTTACTCAGAAAGGTAGACGGGGAGTGGTTAGCATACCTGCCAAAAGATTAAAAGAGTTTAAAAGAAAATTTGCTTTTTTATGTGTAAAGAGCTTTAAGGCAATAAATTAAATGTAGAAAACTGTATTCAGTTTTTTAATTTGTTCAAATTTTTGTTTAAGTTAGATGTTTGGAATAATAAAAACAAAAATCATGATACTAAGAAAATATAGCGCTTTTCTGTTTACTGCTCTAATAACCCTTATGATTAGTTTTCTTTCACTAAATCCGGCAGAAGCTGAAAACAGACTAAAGGAAAGAATTAAATCTATGACGATTGAAGATAGAAATGATTTATTGGTGAATGCTCACCAAAAATTTTTTCAACTACCTTATTCCGGAGAAAAAATAAGCAATGAAATCATGCCTGTGGTTACAGCAAAACGTCAAAATTATGCTCCAAACTTTCCTGAGAGAAGTGAAGCCGGAGACCCTACAGAAAACATCCACAAATGGATGATCGAATACCCTGAAGAGCTGGCCGCCTACATTACATACCTGAACGACAAATTCAGAGAATTGGAAGAGTCTGCCCGATAGAAATAAATCCCGGGATAAAAAGATTTTAACATTCTTCTGAGCATTATCAATGCTTCCTTGTTACTTTTGCAATCCATAAACACAGAATGTTAAAATCAAACCTAAAACCCTTTTATATTTTTTTGCTCACTTTCATATTAGTGAGCTTTATCCGTTCTCCGCAATCCAACAGACCTCTTTCTTATCATCATGAATTTTGTACTGCCGTAGCTTTACGTGTTATGGATATATGGTGGGAAAACGGTATAACGGAGTACAACTTTGCTCCTGTTATGACTTATGGTGCTGAAGCAAATAAATTCATTAATAATCATGCAACCGGGAGCATGCAAATGGTTGATGAAGAAGGGAACTACTACTACATTTCACATCCTCCTCTGGCATACTATATGCCATATATCTTATTTAATATTTTTCAATCCCCGCCAAATGTTTTTGGCTTACAATTTTTTCAGTGGATAATACATTTGCTCTGCGGAATATTAATTTTTTACATGGCAAAGCTGCTAATCAGAAAAGTTAAATTACCTGAATATGCAGAAATGTTTGGCATCGTTTGCTTCCTGATTTATATGTTAAACCCGGCAACGCTCTGGTTTCAGGGAAATGTTTATATGTCCGATACGCTGGTTCAGCTGTTTTTTATCTCCTCTCTTTTTTTATGGTGGAACATGTTGACAGATAAACCATTTATCTCTCAAAAATTAGCTTTCCCTTTATTTTTAGTAAGCGGATTCTTAGGGGGACTTACATCCTGGCTTAGTTATCTGCTTGTTGCCGG from Chitinophagaceae bacterium encodes:
- a CDS encoding 2-(1,2-epoxy-1,2-dihydrophenyl)acetyl-CoA isomerase; protein product: MYNTLKYELKNGVATISLNRPEVYNAFNEEMSFDLQKALKEASKDDNVRVLVLTGEGKAFCSGQDLKDIKGKLGDRNLGESVHKRYNPIISSIRKMPKPVICRLNGVAAGAGCSLALACDIVIAAENVVMTEVFIKIGLVLDSGSSYFLPRLMGYHRAFELATKGDKITAVEALEFGMVNKVVPADQLDRAVKELTDYYAKAPTKAVGLIKSMLNKSYHKNLEEMLNEEAYAQEIAGYTADYKEGVTAFLEKRPPEYKGK
- a CDS encoding methyltransferase; translation: MVNTKKRLVFLKEFFKDFKVASLIPTSNTAVKNALDKLNLETKKTVVEYGPGEGVFTYAILERLPADSKLIVIETNLEFINILNKIDDERLIVLHDSAENIEALMEKEDCASVDVIISGIPLSLLPKAVVTKIIQNSCKSLSENGILFIYQHSFFAMKFLKKEFTTVEKYFEPMNLPPLFFMKALKNKV
- a CDS encoding hemerythrin domain-containing protein, which codes for MEKRTPLKRHAALIELSRDHHDGLLLAQLVKKNAPVYRDLPVDPNDKITYLKEQFEKKLKPHFQTEEDILFKYTKGYSEKIEMLTTELTGEHKLMSSLIEKLDSQIPDVELMDTFAHTLEKHIRKEERVLFEEIQKTLSEEELNELSRMLNNR